In the genome of Kluyveromyces marxianus DMKU3-1042 DNA, complete genome, chromosome 1, one region contains:
- the RDL1 gene encoding rhodanese-like domain-containing protein produces MTFWNRVIEAWKGESAPKKEEPHYENHGKKYDFDDMVELVKSKPENTLLIDVREPNEFSIVQIPGSFNMPYKSCPDALSYDEEEFESKFGFPKPGKDKELVFFCAAGRRAEGAQAKAVSKGYTNSSIYPGSTNDWVSKHGDKIQF; encoded by the coding sequence ATGACATTCTGGAACAGAGTTATCGAAGCCTGGAAGGGTGAGAGTGCACctaaaaaagaagaacctCATTATGAGAACCACGGCAAAAAGTACGACTTTGACGACATGGTCGAATTAGTCAAAAGCAAGCCTGAGAACACTCTTCTAATTGACGTTAGAGAACCAAATGAATTCTCTATAGTACAGATTCCTGGCTCTTTTAACATGCCTTACAAATCATGTCCAGATGCTTTGTCttatgatgaagaagagttcgAAAGTAAGTTCGGTTTCCCAAAGCCaggaaaagacaaagagttggtcttcttctgcGCCGCAGGCCGCAGGGCAGAGGGCGCACAAGCCAAGGCAGTTTCTAAAGGTTACACTAACTCCTCTATCTACCCCGGCTCTACTAACGACTGGGTCTCTAAGCATGGAGATAAGATCCAATTCTGA
- the URH1 gene encoding trifunctional uridine nucleosidase/nicotinamide riboside hydrolase/nicotinic acid riboside hydrolase, with product MTGSDVIPIWLDCDPGHDDAVAILLSCFHPSIRLLGISASYGNASPKHTLFNTLSLLTAFGKHNEIPVYKGAQFPWVRDVEYAPDIHGESGLDGTTLLPTPKVSVADGDYLEAMEKAILENEGNISLVSTGTMTSVATLFKEKPYLKQHVKYISIMGGGISVGNRNDNNSAEFNIWADPDAANFVFQDDELNYKCILSPLDLTHKCIATTKVDQTILADGNSKLRKLFYELFLFFTKTYKNVQGFESGPPVHDPVTLMPLLLFYGQVDNEQLKFSFKRYSLTVDLDTSSPDCGRTIVVEEHDVDSTKGVIVGLEMNVDFFWEQIFDALSAADDYEDSL from the coding sequence ATGACTGGTAGTGATGTTATACCTATTTGGTTAGATTGTGATCCTGGGCACGATGATGCAGTTGCCATATTGCTAAGTTGTTTTCATCCTAGTATTCGTCTCTTAGGTATATCTGCATCCTATGGGAATGCTTCTCCTAAACATACCTTATTCAATACGCTTTCCTTGTTAACGGCATTCGGAAAGCACAATGAGATCCCTGTTTACAAAGGAGCTCAATTTCCTTGGGTCAGGGATGTAGAATATGCTCCGGATATTCATGGTGAGTCTGGGTTAGATGGGACTACTTTGTTGCCAACTCCAAAGGTGTCTGTTGCGGATGGTGACTATCTAGAAGCCATGGAGAAGGCTATCTTGGAGAATGAAGGAAACATCAGTTTGGTCTCTACGGGTACTATGACGTCAGTTGCTACAttgtttaaagaaaagCCTTATTTAAAACAACACGTGAAATACATCTCCATCATGGGTGGCGGGATAAGTGTTGGTAATCGTAACGATAATAATTCTGCCGAGTTCAACATTTGGGCAGATCCAGATGCTGCAAACTTCGTTTTCCAGGATGATGAGCTCAATTACAAATGTATTCTATCTCCGTTGGATTTAACCCATAAATGTATTGCAACCACGAAAGTTGATCAGACAATTTTAGCAGATGGTAATTCTAAGTTAAGGAAACTTTTCTACGAGCTTTTCCTGTTTTTTACAAAAACTTACAAGAATGTTCAAGGTTTTGAGTCAGGTCCTCCAGTGCATGACCCAGTAACTCTAATGCCATTACTGTTGTTTTATGGTCAAGTGGACAATGAACAACTGaagttttctttcaagagATATTCTTTGACTGTTGATCTCGATACTAGCAGTCCTGATTGCGGCCGCACAATTGTTGTAGAAGAGCATGATGTAGACTCGACTAAAGGTGTAATTGTTGGGCTCGAAATGAatgttgatttcttctgggaacaaatatttgatgCTCTCTCTGCCGCTGATGATTATGAGGACTCGCTATAA
- the RPB7 gene encoding DNA-directed RNA polymerase II subunit RPB7, producing MKRYLKTKLLQEVEGTCTGKFGYILCVLDCENIEIERGRILPTDGSAEFTVKYRAVVWKPFKGEVVDGIVSSCTNLGFEVEVGPLSVFVSPFLMPEDLTFNSGSNPPSYQSSEQIITKGSRVRLKIVGARSEVNSIYAIGSIKEDYLGVI from the coding sequence ATGAAGAGGTATTTGAAAACCAAGTTGTTGCAGGAAGTGGAAGGAACTTGTACCGGTAAGTTTGGTTACATTCTCTGTGTATTGGACTgtgaaaatattgaaattgaacGTGGACGGATTCTACCTACGGATGGGTCGGCAGAATTCACGGTAAAATACAGAGCAGTGGTATGGAAGCCGTTCAAGGGAGAAGTTGTTGATGGTATTGTCTCTAGTTGTACCAATCTAGGTTTTGAAGTAGAAGTGGGACCGCTctctgtttttgtttctccTTTCTTAATGCCTGAAGACTTGACATTCAACAGTGGGTCCAATCCTCCTTCCTATCAATCCTCGGAACAAATTATTACAAAGGGTTCTAGAGTAAGGTTAAAGATTGTTGGTGCGAGATCCGAAGTTAACTCTATTTACGCTATTGGTAGTATCAAGGAAGATTATTTGGGTGTGATATGA
- the MRE11 gene encoding MRX complex nuclease subunit, protein MEAIESLEKFPSDDTIRILITTDNHVGYNENDAIVGDDSWKTFHEVMTTAQDYNVDMVLQSGDLFHVNKPSKKSIYQVMKTLRMCCMGDRPCELEFLSDPAECFRFNDFPGVNYEDPNLNISIPVFSISGNHDDASGDGLLSPMDILQVSGLVNHFGKVTEADNIEITPLLFKKGVTKLALYGLASVRDERLFRTFKEGKVKFNIPDSRDDDDWFNLMCVHQNHTGHTNTAFLPETFLPNFLDLVVWGHEHECIPHLVHNPIKDFDVLQPGSSVATSLCDAEAKPKQIFILELKNNEKPSLIPIPLKTVRPFIMKDISLRDFPQLKPLDKSSISQFLYDQIDEMIQEAVQSNNEENEDESGTVLPLIRLRVNYSGDIDSQVDYQVENPRRFSNRFVGKVANANNVVQFYKKKSPSASKKKKLKYDSSDTSLISDQEVADLQVQTLVDDFLHKMQLSLLPELGLNEAVRQFVEKDDKTALKTFIDTEVSHEVDILAQNKELINTDDDSNLKQLLKEVKRTNTVTNTKKKSNRYSNVDNITSDDDYNMENEFPSESRNTAPTGASQSKRSANSGRKTRSTNRKRGFESELDRSESESEVDEGVDNIQILSEGEEEAKTSNSDDEIVAILDNPKSPTIQKARPTNTSKTNTKKMAAETSKQKSSTRGKGTRTPKSDALSELLARRRSKQ, encoded by the coding sequence ATGGAGGCGATTGAGTCGCTGGAGAAATTTCCATCAGATGATACAATACGTATTTTGATTACCACAGATAATCACGTTGGCTACAACGAGAATGATGCCATTGTAGGAGACGATTCTTGGAAGACGTTTCATGAAGTCATGACCACAGCCCAGGATTACAATGTCGACATGGTATTACAAAGTGGAGATTTATTTCATGTTAACAAGCCCAgtaaaaaatcaatatacCAGGTAATGAAGACTCTTAGGATGTGCTGCATGGGGGACAGGCCGTGTGAACTAGAGTTTTTGAGCGATCCAGCGGAATGCTTTCGTTTCAACGACTTTCCTGGTGTGAATTACGAGGACCCCAATTTGAACATTTCTATACCTGTGTTCAGTATCTCAGGTAATCATGATGATGCTTCAGGGGATGGATTATTGAGCCCTATGGATATCTTGCAAGTGAGTGGCCTTGTGAATCATTTCGGTAAAGTGACAGAGGCCGACAATATAGAAATAACACCATTATTATTCAAGAAGGGCGTTACAAAATTAGCACTATACGGTCTAGCTAGTGTGAGGGATGAAAGACTTTTCAGAACTTTCAAAGAAGGTAAAGTAAAATTCAATATTCCAGATAGTCGGGACGATGATGATTGGTTTAACCTCATGTGTGTTCATCAGAACCATACAGGACATACAAATACTGCCTTTCTACCCGAGACTTTCTTACCAAATTTTCTCGACCTAGTAGTATGGGGTCATGAACATGAATGCATTCCACATTTAGTACATAACCCTATCAAGGATTTTGATGTGTTGCAACCAGGATCAAGTGTTGCGACATCCTTGTGCGATGCTGAGGCAAAACCcaaacaaatatttataTTGGAGCTGAAGAACAATGAAAAACCATCCTTGATACCAATACCATTAAAGACCGTTCGTCCTTTTATAATGAAGGACATATCTTTACGTGATTTTCCTCAATTAAAACCGCTCGATAAAAGCTCTATTAGCCAGTTCCTTTATGATCAAATTGACGAGATGATTCAAGAAGCTGTTCAAAGTAACAACGAGGAAAACGAGGATGAAAGTGGGACAGTACTTCCCTTAATTAGGCTCCGAGTTAACTATAGTGGTGATATAGACTCACAGGTTGATTATCAGGTGGAAAACCCAAGGAGGTTTAGTAATAGATTCGTTGGCAAAGTGGCCAACGCCAACAATGTGGTTCAGTtttacaagaaaaaatcaCCATCGGcatctaaaaagaagaaattaaaataCGACTCATCAGACACTTCACTCATTAgtgatcaagaagttgctGATTTACAGGTACAAACCCTTGTTGACGACTTTTTACACAAGATGCAGCTTTCCTTACTACCGGAGTTGGGATTAAATGAAGCTGTTCGTCAGTTTGTCGAAAAGGACGACAAAACTGCTCTTAAAACATTCATCGATACAGAAGTCTCCCATGAGGTAGATATATTGGCTCAAAATAAAGAACTCATCAAcacagatgatgattcgAACTTAAAACAATTATTGAAGGAAGTAAAGAGAACAAACACAGTAACAAACActaaaaagaaatcaaaccGATACTCGAATGTTGATAATATAACGTCAGATGACGATTATAATATGGAAAATGAATTTCCTTCCGAATCACGGAACACTGCCCCTACTGGTGCTTCGCAATCAAAACGGAGTGCAAACTCTGGCAGAAAAACACGCTCAACaaatagaaaaagaggCTTTGAATCTGAGTTGGATAgatctgaatctgaatctgaagtTGATGAAGGTGTTGATAACATTCAAATATTATCTGAAGGTGAAGAGGAGGCTAAAACCAGTAATAGTGACGACGAAATTGTTGCTATACTAGATAACCCAAAATCACCGACTATCCAAAAAGCCAGACCTACAAACacatcaaaaacaaacactAAGAAAATGGCAGCAGAGACCTCTAAACAAAAGTCCAGTACTCGAGGCAAAGGAACCCGCACACCAAAAAGTGATGCCTTAAGTGAATTGTtggcaagaagaaggtctAAACAATAA
- the RRP36 gene encoding rRNA-processing protein RRP36 translates to MSFYFKNIKPELHSDEDDEDELTHAIRRNETSSDEGSDSEDELRTISFGSLKKADDMMESEEKSKRKSKSNSRAKTATAGITKKNDALEKRRKKQAEEDMKREEHRQKLKEQQEREEEQKSAEIKMFTEESFDEDSESDSEGGFFEGDSADEYGDNRQSNNNSKKKKGKGKHAPSEASSKKKVRTIRKIPGLEENKSKSIYQDIRFDKALGRPEDISKVRQRYRFLDEYRQKEIKELETMLRDKKFLSKISEREKTEMEQQVRQMKSRLETVQVMEMEQKIVKDYEAEINKNNKNKFHLKESEKRKVIQKWKFEHMKGKQREKVMERKRKKRLGKEFKQFEFHKR, encoded by the coding sequence ATGTCCTTTtacttcaagaatatcaagCCAGAGCTTCATTcagatgaggatgatgaggatgagcTTACACATGCTAttagaagaaatgaaacCTCGAGCGATGAGGGATCGGATAGTGAAGACGAGTTAAGAACAATCTCCTTTGGGTCGTTAAAGAAAGCCGATGACATGATGGAAAGCGAGGAAAAATCCAAACGCAAATCTAAGTCTAATTCTAGAGCTAAGACTGCAACAGCAGGTATaaccaagaagaacgaTGCCCTAGAGAAACGCAGAAAGAAGCAAGCAGAAGAGGATatgaaaagagaagaacaCAGGCAGAAACTCAAAGAACAGCAggagagagaagaagaacaaaaatcTGCTGAAATCAAAATGTTTACTGAAGAGTCGTTTGATGAAGACAGTGAATCAGATAGCGAAGGTGGGTTTTTCGAAGGTGATTCAGCAGACGAATATGGAGACAACCGCCAATCCAATAATAactccaagaagaaaaagggtAAAGGAAAGCATGCCCCAAGTGAGGCATCgtccaaaaagaaggtgCGCACAATACGAAAAATACCAGGcttggaagaaaataaatccAAGTCTATTTACCAAGATATCAGGTTTGACAAAGCTCTAGGAAGGCCCGAAGATATATCTAAAGTTCGCCAACGGTACAGGTTTTTGGATGAATACAGACAGAAGGAGAttaaagaacttgaaacGATGCTCCGCGACAAAAAGTTCTTGAGTAAGATAAGTGAGAGGGAAAAGACAGAAATGGAGCAACAGGTTAGACAGATGAAGTCGAGATTAGAAACTGTCCAGGTTATGGAGATGGAGCAAAAGATTGTGAAGGACTACGAAGCGGAAataaacaagaacaacaagaacaagttCCACTTGAAGGAATCggagaagagaaaggtGATACAAAAATGGAAGTTCGAGCATATGAAGGGGAagcaaagagaaaaggtgatggagagaaagagaaagaagagactAGGGaaagaattcaaacaaTTCGAATTCCACAAGaggtaa
- the PLP2 gene encoding Plp2p, translating to MQNEPMFQVQVDETEDTEWNDILRAHGVIPERPPSPTAQLEEALEEALAKQHNNRLEGKDLSDLEDLEDDEDEDFLEFYKQKRLNEIRQLQQKAKFGSVYHISKPEYNKEITECSKGEKKSQYVDDNKDLEKEGVYVFVHLTCQAKIESRLLSSIFEKAAVKFPQMKFVEIPGNRAIENYPDSNCPTLIVYYRGDVVKHLVTLLELGGKDTTLNDFEKLMVDIGAVDEKDDRLIMNYEDDFTKEEKHLRYGKSGIRSGIMGKFNVGVGRNDDNDDDDFFD from the coding sequence ATGCAGAATGAGCCTATGTTTCAGGTCCAAGTCGATGAGACTGAAGACACAGAATGGAATGATATTTTAAGAGCCCACGGTGTTATTCCAGAAAGACCACCCTCTCCAACAGCACAATTAGAAGAAGCATTGGAAGAGGCTCTAGCAAAGCAACATAATAACAGATTAGAGGGCAAAGATTTATCTGATCTAGAGGATTTAgaggacgatgaagatgaggattTCTTGGAGTTCTACAAGCAAAAACGTTTAAATGAGATCAGACAACTACAGCAAAAGGCAAAGTTTGGATCTGTGTATCATATCAGTAAACCGGAGTATAACAAAGAGATCACCGAATGTAGTAAAGGTGAAAAGAAGTCCCAATATGTTGATGACAACAAAGATTTGGAGAAGGAAGGCGTTTACGTATTTGTTCATTTGACTTGTCAAGCAAAAATAGAGAGCAGACTTTTATCAAgcatatttgaaaaagctGCGGTGAAATTTCCTCAGATGAAGTTTGTTGAGATACCAGGTAATAGAGCTATCGAAAACTACCCTGATAGTAATTGTCCAACATTGATTGTATATTATAGAGGTGACGTTGTCAAGCATCTTGTGACTCTTCTTGAACTAGGTGGTAAGGACACTACCCTAAACGATTTTGAAAAGCTAATGGTTGACATTGGTGctgttgatgaaaaagaCGATAGATTAATCATGAATTATGAAGACGATTTTACTAAGGAGGAAAAACATTTGAGGTACGGAAAAAGTGGTATAAGATCGGGGATTATGGGCAAGTTCAATGTTGGCGTGGGTAGGAACGACGATaatgacgacgatgatttctttgattaG
- the DIT2 gene encoding putative cytochrome P450 — protein sequence MSGLNILITTSIVVLILLLGFVCYPVGLPWALPTIPIYVSFLPILTNMDQIEIFERYIRDPMEKYGAVKIFFAARWNVMTSKPEFLSVMFKDEDTFAKSGNQEKIPYSVLAKYTGNNIISAHGKIWRLYRNVVQTQLNVFDSKPLIDNAQLFVKLLKSSTEESVDGKILLQPLVQRLTLANISQIALGFDIGTLRFDDNGRVLKSQLHEKLNQVKQQIFKPLYLSFPMLDILPIPSRIKARRDVEDFRALLFDRVHKSLIKNYKYEQTNNAGAALVKAWKLKSITDEQLKDNLVIILVAGHENPQLLLTTLFYLLGKYQDWQYEIRKELLTINSEGEDILNSYKLSVFIYECIRLYPPLGQIINRKTTKQCQLGPGIVINKEIYCGYNNYGTGTSPSTWGKTAKEFIPERWGADMEEVGNNWKRHKYNASMAAFHGGRRSCLGEKLAIMQMKYTLFYTLMSFHISLDENWKERVTPAGPITPMMLKIKLNPLKDDVESKCNTDCSSTEETLNEI from the coding sequence ATGTCAGGACTTAACATACTGATAACCACATCAATAGTGGTGTTGATTCTACTATTAGGTTTTGTATGCTATCCTGTCGGTCTACCATGGGCATTACCAACAATTCCGATATATGTATCATTTTTACCGATACTCACAAACATGGATCAAATTGAGATTTTTGAGAGGTACATAAGAGATCCAATGGAGAAGTACGGCGCAgtgaaaatattttttgctGCTAGGTGGAACGTTATGACCTCAAAACCCGAGTTTTTGAGTGTTATGTTTAAAGACGAGGACACTTTCGCTAAAAGTGGAAATCAGGAAAAAATACCTTATTCAGTACTAGCGAAATATACAGGGAACAACATAATAAGTGCTCATGGTAAAATATGGCGTCTTTATAGGAATGTCGTTCAAACTCAGTTAAACGTCTTCGATTCCAAACCATTAATTGATAATGCTCAACTATTTGTGAAATTGCTCAAAAGTAGCACAGAAGAGAGCGTAGATGGAAAGATTCTCTTACAGCCTTTGGTTCAGAGGTTGACGCTAGCAAATATATCTCAAATTGCTCTTGGCTTTGATATTGGAACTTTAAGATTTGATGACAATGGACGTGTTCTCAAAAGTCAACTCCACGAGAAATTAAATCAAGTTAAACAACAGATTTTCAAACCCTTATATTTATCATTTCCAATGTTGGATATTTTACCGATACCAAGTAGAATAAAGGCAAGAAGAGATGTAGAAGATTTTAGGGCGTTATTATTTGATAGGGTCCACAAATCTCTTATAAAGAACTATAAATATGAACAAACGAATAATGCGGGAGCTGCTTTGGTAAAAGCAtggaaattgaaaagtatCACAGATGAACAGTTGAAAGATAACTTGGTTATCATCTTGGTTGCTGGCCACGAAAATCCTCAGTTGCTTCTAACCACGTTGTTTTACTTACTCGGAAAATACCAAGATTGGCAGTATGAAATTAGAAAGGAATTATTGACTATTAATTCAGAAGGAGAAGATATTCTAAACAGCTACAAATTAAGTGTCTTTATCTATGAATGCATTAGATTGTATCCTCCCTTAGGCCAAATTATCAACAGAAAGACGACCAAACAGTGCCAGCTTGGACCTGGTATAGTCATAAATAAGGAAATTTATTGTGGATATAATAATTATGGAACAGGCACTTCCCCATCTACATGGGGCAAAACGGCAAAAGAATTCATACCAGAAAGGTGGGGCGCTGATATGGAAGAAGTCGGAAACAACTGGAAAAGACATAAGTATAATGCTTCAATGGCTGCTTTTCATGGAGGCAGGAGATCTTGCCTTGGAGAAAAGCTTGCAATTATGCAAATGAAATATACTTTGTTTTATACATTAATGAGCTTTCATATTTCTTTGGATgaaaattggaaagagaGAGTAACACCAGCTGGTCCAATAACTCCAATGATGCTTAAAATTAAACTAAACCCTTTAAAGGACGACGTTGAAAGTAAATGTAATACTGATTGCAGTAGTACAGAAGAAACCCTAAATGAGATTTAG
- the MRPL44 gene encoding mitochondrial 54S ribosomal protein mL53 produces the protein MITKYFTKAVVKFNPFGKEAKTARLFLSAIPPAQRTSGLQLQNEVLMAGSTVKPTVKVVFKDKTELQADPTNMNFTELSNYFDRHSRKLALKESIESQ, from the exons ATGATTACCAAATACTTCACCAAAGCTGTCGTCAAATTCAACCCATTTGGTAAAGAAG CTAAAACTGCTAGATTATTTCTGAGTGCCATTCCACCAGCCCAGAGAACCAGCGGGCTACAACTACAGAATGAGGTTTTGATGGCTGGGAGCACAGTGAAACCAACGGTGAAGgttgttttcaaagataaaaCAGAACTACAGGCAGACCCAACCAACATGAATTTCACGGAACTATCGAACTATTTCGATCGTCACTCTAGAAAGCTTGCTTTAAAGGAGAGTATTGAGTCTCAGTAA
- the RDL2 gene encoding rhodanese-like domain-containing protein (mitochondrial) produces MSTLPAKVYQFEDIKKLITKPDPSKVLVDVREPNEVAEFALPHTINLPLKTAPGALSLDKEEFENVFHIPKPSKDKELIFFCAAGIRAQAAEELARSYGYEKTGVWPGSINEWLQKSPVSKKE; encoded by the coding sequence ATGTCTACTTTGCCAGCCAAGGTGTATCAGTTTGAGGATATTAAGAAGCTTATTACGAAGCCGGATCCATCGAAGGTTTTAGTTGATGTAAGAGAACCCAATGAGGTAGCAGAGTTTGCTTTGCCTCATACCATTAATTTGCCATTGAAGACAGCTCCTGGTGCATTGAGCTTAGATAAGGAAGAGTTTGAAAATGTTTTCCACATCCCTAAGCCATCAAAGGATAAAGAgctcattttcttctgtgcTGCCGGGATCAGGGCACAGGCGGCCGAAGAGCTAGCTAGATCTTATGGTTACGAGAAGACCGGTGTGTGGCCCGGTTCTATTAACGAATGGTTGCAAAAGTCACCAgtatcaaagaaagaatag
- a CDS encoding phosphoglycerate mutase gives MTADIPFYCTNNDDNVLRLFVIRHGQTDSNLNKILQGHKDTELNATGREQASKLGEYLSKERDIHFDKIYSSDLQRCQQTVDSMLQHFEDRDRIEIVTTDKLRERCMGVIEGMYLRDAEAYAEKMGKPSFRDFGEDAHVFQERLSGVINDIVTKNAANKNLAVVSHGGAIRQILRLLNYDEQNASKIIVFNTSVTIIDYNKADHQFAVRRVGNTQHLGSGEFIVSDLNLR, from the coding sequence ATGACAGCAGACATACCCTTTTATTGTACAAATAACGATGATAACGTGTTGCGTTTGTTCGTTATTAGACATGGACAAACTGACTCAAATTTGAATAAAATTCTTCAAGGGCACAAGGACACTGAACTGAATGCCACGGGTCGTGAACAGGCATCCAAATTGGGAGAATACTTATCGAAGGAAAGAGATATCCATTTCGACAAGATTTATTCCAGTGACCTTCAGCGTTGCCAGCAAACCGTCGATTCAATGCTCCAGCATTTCGAGGACCGGGACCgaattgaaattgttaCCACCGACAAATTAAGAGAAAGATGCATGGGTGTGATAGAAGGAATGTATTTGCGAGATGCTGAGGCCTATGCTGAAAAAATGGGGAAACCTTCTTTCCGTGATTTCGGTGAAGATGCGCATGTGTTTCAAGAACGTTTGTCTGGCGTGATTAACGACATTGTGACTAAAAATGCTGCCAATAAGAATCTAGCAGTTGTAAGTCATGGTGGTGCAATCAGACAAATACTACGGTTGCTAAACTACGACGAGCAAAATGCTAGTAAAATTATCGTTTTTAACACCTCTGTTACCATCATTGATTACAACAAAGCCGACCATCAGTTCGCTGTTAGACGTGTCGGAAACACCCAACACCTAGGCTCCGGAGAATTCATCGTCAGCGATCTCAATCTAAGATAG
- the DIT1 gene encoding Dit1p — MTNDNLPVIKEANHPYSDIEISHGKTKDDMSTYSKFLCLYTRHPETYELYCIQDKQSCQFTENWDSIVSLLKRHPAKVNSHGVRELLISAEESNAMTPFDDIGIKVSEYQLANEKQVRGVITTVENENKFNDWFIYHILGKLEVGYSCEPIVENTMDYAELFTQYFEDNLKNAIEDDEWVSMKGREYFKERVEYFTNRYKRIECILPAFPCKSTNLNKVHGPIPDKGEELAFANLIKATKDVGKFYPPGLKVWIVSDGHVFSDCIGTDDDVVDSYTAHLHALYESIAEPGVDAIGFKGLKDLFFEGETAESFNSEWIDEIELPHYTGTKIAPDSELCRKILMKGCDTENGRLKKQLNIPEHPRLHLFRGFSKFMSEDLCLLPYFDGMSKKGFKKIVAKVAFEMIKRNDAYSNLVELVFPHHLRLSIHAHTNSGPKFGIKIISNSQCKTIKSLDCEEEPIFDDLLHIPTPWHNCVIKLEDTERFYLTKSKVVMDAISNGSYIGEWVKTDVNTGIGGHYLLKRVKKVNKIN, encoded by the coding sequence ATGACTAATGACAATTTACCTGTGATTAAAGAAGCTAATCATCCTTACTCAGATATTGAAATCTCTCACGGCAAAACCAAAGATGACATGTCTACGTATTCAAAGTTCTTATGTCTTTATACGAGACACCCTGAAACTTATGAGCTATATTGCATTCAAGATAAGCAAAGCTGCCAGTTTACCGAGAATTGGGACAGCATTGTGTCTCTTTTAAAACGTCATCCTGCAAAGGTGAACAGCCATGGCGTTAGGGAGTTATTGATAAGCGCAGAAGAAAGCAATGCGATGACACCCTTTGATGATATCGGTATTAAAGTTTCCGAATACCAGCTTGCTAATGAAAAACAGGTCAGGGGTGTAATCACTACTGTTGAAAACGAGAATAAGTTTAATGATTGGTTTATATATCATATCTTAGGAAAATTAGAGGTTGGATATAGCTGTGAACcaattgttgaaaacacGATGGATTATGCCGAATTGTTTACTCAATATTTTGAGGACAACTTGAAAAATGCTATTGAAGACGATGAATGGGTTTCCATGAAAGGTAGAGAATATTTCAAGGAAAGAGTTGAATATTTTACCAATAGGTATAAACGTATCGAATGTATTTTGCCTGCTTTTCCATGCAAATCTACCAACTTGAACAAGGTGCATGGACCAATACCGGACAAAGGTGAAGAGTTAGCATTTGCGAACTTGATCAAAGCTACTAAAGATGTTGGGAAATTCTACCCTCCAGGTTTAAAGGTTTGGATTGTGAGTGATGGGCATGTTTTTAGCGACTGCATTGGCACTGATGACGATGTCGTTGACTCATATACTGCTCATTTACATGCTCTATACGAATCTATCGCAGAGCCAGGAGTGGATGCAATCGGATTCAAAGGATTAAAAGACCTCTTCTTCGAGGGTGAAACTGCTGAGTCTTTCAATTCTGAATGGATagatgaaattgaattACCCCATTATACTGGGACTAAAATTGCCCCCGATTCTGAATTGTGTAGAAAGATCTTAATGAAGGGTTGTGATACCGAAAATGGCagattgaagaagcagtTGAACATCCCTGAACACCCAAGATTACATTTATTTAGAGGATTCTCCAAATTCATGTCCGAAGACTTGTGTTTGTTACCATACTTTGATGGAATGTCTAAAAAGGGTTTCAAAAAGATTGTGGCTAAGGTTGCATTTGAGATGATTAAGAGGAATGATGCTTACTCAAACTTGGTCGAATTGGTATTTCCACATCACTTGAGATTATCAATTCATGCCCATACTAACAGTGGTCCAAAATTCGGTATCAAGATCATTTCGAACTCTCAATGCAAAACTATTAAATCTTTGGATTGTGAAGAGGAGCCTATCTTTGATGACTTGTTACATATCCCAACACCATGGCACAATTGTGTTATTAAGCTCGAAGATACCGAACGTTTTTATTTAACTAAGAGCAAGGTTGTCATGGATGCTATTAGTAACGGAAGTTATATCGGCGAATGGGTGAAAACCGATGTTAACACTGGTATTGGTGGCCATTACTTGCTCAAGAGAGTTAAGAAAGTTAATAAGatcaattga